GGACGGAATGCCACCCGCTGCCCCCgtcctccctcccccagcagcatGTCCAGCTGTGTGATGCCTTGCATGCCATGTGCTGGGCTGCCCAGCAGACACTGACCTAAGGTGGCTTCCCATCAGGAGGAGATTTTATCAAACCATCAGTATTTTGCAGATTGTCAGATGGAATCCGTAAGGCAGTGAATACACCAGCACACTGCACAAGCTGAGCAATGATGTTACACCAAGTGCAGCAGTTTCCAGAAGCACCTCTCAGTGCAAGTTCTCAAGAACAGGACTTTGGATGAATGCCAAGCTTGCAAGAATATACTGTGCGAAAGAAATGGTTGTTGTTTTTACAGCACATTTGGTTAAGGATCCTCTGCTGTAGGTGATGCTGTCACGAGACCTGTGGTTACTCCTTTGCTTTGGgttatctatttttaattttcttttctccagaaaggCATCTGCAACAGGTGGGTGAAAATGACCTTAATTCAATATCTCTTCCAGAAGGTCCTGCCTTTCATATCAAAACAAAGCTTGGTACTTCATCCAGGGTAGCATTCACTATATTCTCAGCTGTGTTCTGATGAAAGATCTGTGGCCTTTTGGCATAAAGGAGGCAGTGATGAACCCATGTCTTCTCACCATGGATTGATCACTTCTTCACTTCAGAAGGTGGGTGATTTCCATCAGTCTTGCACAATAACAAGGTGAGgacagctcctctgctgtgaCTGCTCTGCGCTGCCTTAGGATGGTGGTGGGGCAGGTGACACCAGGCGAAGCCGCTTCCTCCTGACTATGGATTTGAGAGAGGCTGAGATCTCTCTGTATCGAAGCCCATACAGAAAAGGGAACAGAACTTTAGGAAGAATCATGAGGACATTGCAGACTGTCAGGGAGACCAAGATTCCTGTCTGCAGTCTGATGAAAACATTAACGCACAAGAATGATTCGACAAAAAGGGCCAAGAGtggaaagaagtaaaaaaataagaCAGTGTTGTGCATTACAAATGTTACACTGGCTCTGGAGCAGATGCTCTCCCATATACCCGAgtgtttggttttaaaatacagaatagcATAGCAACAAAATATTACAGACAGGCAGAGAATGATAACTGTGGTAGAAAGCCAGAAACAGAGTTTCACAGCATCAGTCCCGTTCAGAGTTAATATTAGTATTACTGGAACTGAGCATGTTTCCAAGACACAGGGCACAAAGCTGTGGGTAGTCCATAGCACCAAGAAGAAAATCCCAGGGAAAGCTCCGGAACACATCCACAGTAATACAAGGACTTTTTTAGTTCGTGAAGGAGGCAAAATAGCAATGTAGcgcaaaggaaacaaaacagcgATGTACGTGTCCAAGACTATTGCAACAGCTGTGAACAGTCCTCCACAGTAAGCCACTGCCAGCAAAAATAAGAGGAGGACACAAGCTTCCTTTGGGAGGTGGAGATGTGCTGCATTGAGAGCAGCTGACAGAGTGTAGAACAGCAGGTAGATCAGATCAGAAAGCAGAGCGTTTCCCAGCAGCATGTACCTTGTTTCCTGGCGGATTTTAAACCGAGAGAAGATCACAAATAAGATGGTAGGGATGATGAGGACACCTGCCACGAGGCAGACAACTGGAGAGATTAAGAACATCTTCGTGTTTGTGCCTGATGGGGTGAGAGACCATTCCTCCAGCAAAAGTAGCAAAGTTGTGTCATCCAAATTTGAGGAACTGTTGAACTCTGTCTCCCTGAGGCGGATCACAGTTCTATTCGCTCTCCTTTCTGAGGCACAGCCGGGGAAGTCCATTTCTTTAGGATTTTGGGAGGATTGTCTGACTTGAAGAAAGGAAGATCTTCTATGCCGAGTCCTTAGAAAGGCAAATGAAGCAGAGGATGCAAAAAGCCCATTGAAGCAAAGTGATTTCTGTAGCCAGTTCTACCAGTTCTCCTCAAGGACAGAAAGTTCAAACTTGCAAGTGAATTCTGTGGTGCCAAAAGATGGTTTTGCctaaaaaggagattttaatttctttctgcaaaatCTAATGCTTAGAAAAGAAAACGAATCTCTGGGTGGCTTAAAAGAGACCAAATCCCTCAGCCAGCTCTTTGAACAGAAGTGAATGGGTTGATGAGTTTCAGTAATTTGAGTTTTTCTCATCACATTATCAGCCCAGTGAGGCAGATGAAATATTAGCCTGATTAAACAAATACATGATGATACAGATCAAGATTCCACGTGTACTGATGTAGAAGAGTCATAAATGGGATTGGGTGGTTTTGTACCTATTTGTATGCAACAACACAATTGATTTGAAGTGATCAATAAAAAAGGCTCTCAATCCTGTTGTAAAATTGTAGCACAATCACTCTAGTGAATGAAATTATCTTATTTGCAGATGAAAACCATTTTTGGTTCAGTGAATCAATCCATGTTATTCACGAATGATAAACCTTCCCCTGCCTTTTTTCATGCATGTTTTACAAATATTGAATTCTCCTCCGTTGCAGCCTTCCACTCAATCTGTGCATTGTCTGGGATGAGTGACATACACTGTCCCATACCAGCATAGCCCAGTGCAGACTTGGCACTTCCAGTGTCCATTTGGAGACCAAACGGTTCCTGGTTCCAATTGGTTCCTGGTTTTCTTGCCCACACACTGTTGctgcactgtgctgcttttAATGCCAGATCTCAGTatcagagctggggaaggaacATTTCAAGTTCTTCCAGGCATGGTgggatcaaaaaaaaaaccccaaaaaaacccaaaaaaacccccccccaaaaaacccccaaaaaaccccacaaaaaaaaccacgaatttttttaataggctCACTTAACCTGGCATtattgtattaattttcttcccaatgCTACTAGCACACAGCAGTGCAGCTTCCCTCCACGGGAGCAAAGGCACAGCTCACCATGCAGAGAGTCAGAAAGTCCTGCTGTGCCATGGACGTGCTGCCTCAGGGCATGCCAAGTAACAAGCAGACAGCTCATGAAACTCAGCATCACTCATCCAATCCTGTGCACATTTCATTTCCTGTCACACTGATAGCTGGCACCCAAGGAGCTGGATGTTGAGACAGTTGACAGGGTGTGCCATATGGGAcaaaaagacagaaggaaaaaccaATGATAATTTTAAGCACGGCATTTCAGTTGCTATGGTGTCTGCGGCAGGCTAAACAGAAGGTGATTATTTTTGCTCACTCAATCCTGTATCCACTGGAAAGTGTGTGAGCAATATTGATGCAATTATACATTTGGTGTCAGGGTCATGCCCTGCATCTATAATTGAGTCATGACACAGGTAGTACCTGAAGCAGACAGTAGCACTTAAAACTTTGGATTATACTTTTGTATACTCAAAACTTTTGAATTATACTTTTGTTGCAAAATGGAAGGGAGGGAATGAAAACTCAGGTGCATAAGTCACCTCCAACTGCAATTTCAGATCTCTGTTAATAGTGGAGGTGtttgctgcctcccagctcctgccactccAAGGATGTCCAATTAATGGCACACTTTCTAATTTCCATATAAAATCACAACTGTATTTTCCACCAACTGCTTAGGAGTCAATGTGAAAAAACAATAGTTCATTGTCACATCAGCTGCACACCTTTGgcatgataaaaaaataaatcacaagtTTGGTTAGGAAGGGAGTTTAAAGTTCGTCCAGTTTTAGATGGATGACTGAAGGCTCACTCAGTTGACATCCACATGACAAAAGGATCTCATGACTCTCTTGTTCAGCCCACATACAAGGAGTAGCACAGAGCCCAGATGGCAGCACAAGTTCACAGCCCTTCGTGTCCTGTGCTCAGCtattcctctgctccagctggtaGAGTCAGCCCTATGGCATGAGCTTCTTCAGTTTTACCAGCGCTGCTGTAAAAGCCCTAGGAATGCAGGAGGGCCTTAGTTTTACAAAAACGGACAACAGCATATTACTGGAAGAGAGATTCAATCCCATTAGACCTGGGCAGGTCCAGCCAAAGCCACTCCCCTCAGATTTCCCCAGGGGCTTTTAACTCAGGAGAGTTGTGCTAGATTTAGAAATGTGAAAAGTTGGTGTCCTGGCACACTGATATAACCCAGAACAGGGGGTTCTGAAGAATATCTGTTTGTTGTCTCCTTTAATTTTCTTGACCTTAGGAGGCCTTTCCACATCTGGGCATTTGCAAGggcctggcagctctgagcacccCTCTTGAGGATTCTGAACTGAGCTCCTTTTGCCATTCTGTCAGTGTTCAATAGTTTGTGGTGCCAACCTGAATGATCCTCTTGAAATTTCCTGTAAACCTGGCCTTAATGCTCTGgttattgattttttaaatgctctctAGTAAATTTATGTTAGGTGGACGCACTTTTTACGTATCTTGCTGATGCAGACCACACGGTATTAGCAGCCTCTCTTCTGGCTCTTACTCTGGCTCAATACAGTCTGTATTGATTTTCAAGCTGAACCACGCACTGTTAATTACTTTACTCATTTTTGCTTCAATAAGCATCCTGCTGAAAGCTTAGTTAATTATCTGATGGGTTTGGGAGCTCAGATTGCATGCTGAGCACTGTAACACCTGCAAAGACTGCACTACATTGTATTCTGTTACTGACTAAACAGGCATTGTCAAACTGAGCAGAAAAGGTTAGAAATGTTACTGTCTTACAGCATTTGGCACACACTTAActgcatacacacacagagatgctTCCTACTTCACAGAGTTTACCTGACTGATTCAACAAGTCAACATGTACAAGTCACTCCTGCTgtgacagggagcagcagacaGGAAAGGGAAGCAAACAGAATAATGCTAGGATTTCCCCAGCCCTTCATCCCAAGAGACTGTGTTAGAAGGGGATACCCAGAGGAATGCTCATATTCACCTCTGAGGCTCCCTGGGTGTCATCATGTCACTGTCTCAGTGTGATTACAGAGTCTTTGATCTGGGTGCCTATTCCAGCAACTCACACCATGTCCCAGCCTAAAAAAATCTATCCTGTGCTGTGGGTCTGCCCCTGagactgctgctcctggccaggggCCTGGGGAGAGTGGGGTGGAAAGGCTGTTTCACATCTCAAACAGAAGTGTTTTGGATGAGACAGGTGGGTCCaacaaagcaatatttttactGGAATGTTGTTTCATGGGTCTATTTCCAGCCATGTTCAGTAACAGAGCCTTGGCCTCAGGAGCCTTCATGTGCTGTTAGAGTTTCTTCAGCTTCCTTCCACGAATGCCCCCTGCCCCTTCTAGCTTATGTAGGGCCAGAAGGCACCTCCCTTGCTGTGGAAGCTTTCCCAGTCCTAAACAGCCAAGTGCCCATGAGCAGGCCAACTCCTCCCAGAACGGCAGGAAGAACCAGGTTTCCTGCCTGTATCCGTGTTCTCACTCTGGGCaaatgagctgctgctgtcagtgaaGTAATCCAAGCAGTTTAACTGTGGTGTTTTTCTGGCTGAgccttccctttttcttcttctttaaacAGAAAGTCAATTAAAAGGCTTTGCTAGACCTTGAAGATTCCCTCTAAACTTTCCTGCAAGCCACAGGGAGAGGTCCAGCTCGTCCATGCCTCAGCTATCTGTCCCCATGTGGCTCCAGAAGGATTGTTCAGTGCCTTGCTTGTTATTTGCTGTAGATAAGAGACATACACACTCCTCTTGTAACTGTACAAAGTTCACAAATCAGGCTGAGCAATTACTAAAgttaaggaagaaaagaagtggGTGTGAAAACTAAGCTCAGATTATAATGCTTTGAAAGGTCAAAggaacatggaaaaaaagaaaacagggattAGAAAGTGCTGGTTTGAAGACATTTTAATGAGGCTCCCAAACAAAAGAGGACATTGAGAGAGACTGGGAGGACTCAGCATTAAATCCCTACATCACTTTTTCTAATTCCAAATACCATCAAGCCATGGTGATGTCaaagtcaaaataaattttgtaccAAATTGGTTTTGCAGGTGCAATATTGAGAAATAAGCTGGATGTCAGAAGAACAGAATTCCTGAATATTTGACAAATATTTCAACGAAAGTTTAGGGAAGTAACGGTGTAATTCCCAGACacctcctgctttcctgcaggtCACTGCTTGGCCCTGACTGCTGCGatctgcagccagcagaactCACCCATTTTCATTCCCCAAGCCTGGCAAAGCAGAGGAAGACAGGTTTTCATTCCCTGGCAAAGCAGAGGAAGACAGGTTTTCCTCTTTTGTGCTGAAAGGACACGCAAACATGTTTTCCTGTGACAAGCTGCAGATGTGACCAGAGATTTATAGCAAACAACTGCTACTTTTCATGGTCATTTATGGACAGACTTACAGGAATCCAAGAGAAGCCATCCTAGACTGTTCCTTTGATTTAATgatctctcctgcctgcctgcttctCATAGCAATGCATctgtgaaacaggaaaaatagcCTACTAAATAAGGTCTATTTGTAAAATATTAGCTTCTTTCCTGAAGCAGTTTCATTTATAAGGAGAAATCTTGCTTAAGTTTTGAACACTATACAACTACACTGGTGCTAACAGGAGTTACCTGCAGAAGTCTTAGTCCTTTAGATAAAGAACAATAAAATCATTCTTATGTGAGTATTTAGCAGCTATAAGAAGAGATTAAACCAATTTTCAATACCACATAGAGTGATCAGCAGAACTAGAAATACACATCTGAATTTGTGGCTTCTGGACTCCTCCTTTAAGATAGGAGAAAGCTCCTTGTCCTGAGAGAAGGCTTCTCAAATGGGGGAGGTACATCCACCAAACTCCTTAGAGCACCCATCCATCTCAGGCTGTCTGTCTTTCTGGTGGTGGTTGGCATCAGAAATTTTATGTTCCTGTCCTGTCTCACCTGCGATGATCTCCAGCATTGCCTAggaagggctgctgcaggcaggcaaaAGCAGAAGTTATCTGGCTCCATCCTTGTCTTACTATGTTTTGTCTCATGTAAAAagccaggcagcacaggagaggTGTAGCATGATAGTTCCTTGAAAGATGCCTTCCTGAGAAGGGATACAGATAGCTGCAGAGTGTTGGGTGCAAGTTAGAATGAAACACCACACCAGAGCTGGAATTAGAACAGGTGGAGGAGACAGGTTGGCACATACAGGCTGACAGGGAGGAACCCAGCCACAggtgcacagccacagcacctcCTTGACAGCTGGGAAGTGCTCACCTGACTGTACAACCTGGGGGCAGAGGCGACACAGGAATCAAGATGGAATTAAACACTCTAGAGGTGGAGTTGAAacagaagagggaggaaaaatgctgtgtgaaagaaaacacatgatATGTCTTCCTATTCATGCCTTTTGATGACAGGCTGTGAATGAATGTCCGTGGCACAGAGTAGCACAAGGCACAGCACCATCCTTGGAGGAAGGAACCTCGCTGCCAAAGTCAAGATGCTCCTTCCCAGTTCCCAGCACTGTACCTGGGAATGGCAGTGGTTCCCAGGTGGCAAAGACACTGAAGCAACATTGATTCTCTGCAATAACTGTGCCCACAGGGAGATGCTGACCTTATCTCACACTGATGGAAGCAGGTGCCAGGCACAGCCGCCATATGGCAGAGAGATTAACTGCCAGCATGTGCTGAATAGTCACAGTCCCTTATTAGCCAAGCAGGGAACATGCCCTGGGCTGCACACACAGTGCcattcaccagctctgttgtcCCTTCCCAGCGGCTCCTTTGTTACTTATCCAGCACAGGTgcttaaaaatgagattttctcCACATGAGGCCTATCTCTGCCTTGTTGTTCTAACAATGGCTTTGTACTGCTCCCACTCATTTCCATAGCATGACCCTGTCCTCTCACATTGGAGGTTCAGACTTCATGATAGGAAAACGCTGTTAGGGTAGGAGTATGAACACAAATGTTTCAAACTTactaaaaaaagagatttaaatttttttttttttttgggggagtGTGGGGGGAGAGCAAGATGTCACTTTACTACTGTTATGTAAGCCCACATCAGTCTTACTCTCCTGGTGACCTCCACAGTCACAAAGAGGAAGGTACATCACTCCCTGGTATGTTCAGAACTTCTCACCAAACTGGCAGAGTTACAGCTCACGACAGGGAGAGTTTGAGCCATGGACAGAACAGCAAGCTGAGATCTTCACTAAAACACAGAGTTAATTTCATTTctagtttatttatttgtttctttcctctccaaTCAAAATTCCTGCTCATTAAAAGATGTTCATGAGAAGCACCAGGGAAGAgatcctcttttttcctttactatTATCCTAAGCAGCACCTGGAGCCAAAAGAGGCTCCCAACTGCCTCCAGGTATCTCAGTGGTAGCTCAGCTGTTCACAGACAAATGCCTGTCTTGTTCATTACATTTACAGCTACTGGGGTGACTAGAAACCAGACTATTTTTCTAATCCGTTCTCAGCATTTTCTCAGGAATTCCTAGGTCCTTTTAATTGagctgttttttcctcccataaAGCAGCAGTCTCTTGctccaaagaaaatatttcaatgccAGCCCAGCACAATGGATGGCAATAAGGGAAATACAAACATGCACAAAACTGCTATAGAGCACAACATCTTCAAGGCAAcatatacaggaaaaaaacttaAATGAATTAGCAACCCTTTTTAATGAGCCATTTTAACAAGCTGTGAGTTGAACCACATCAGAACTGCCCCAGTCTCTCACTGAAGTCCTGCAGTGATGCTCTGGGGCTGTTCAGGGGCACACACTCCTGTGCAGGTCCCATTCCTGGAAGCACTCCCACTATCAGATGTTCTGGTGGTCCCCCTGATACCAGCTGCCCCAGGACTCCTCTCCCTTTCAAACAcctggtttccctgggaagcccaCAATATTCACATGAATTTGGATCTTGCTTGAGCTGTGTTCAAACCAGCACAGTGACAtcagtgccagctccagctccagcacagcagctgtggaatTATGTGTACCATCCCACAGGACACCACCTCACCCCCTGCCACTTGTGTCTCTTCATTTCCTGCCAAGTATCATGCCAATTTCTTCCACATCAATTTCTAAGCTGAGACCGTTTCTCTGcttatttctctctcctgcctgctACTGGAGATTGGAATGATGGTGAAAACGAGGCACACAGTGCCACTTTTcatccccag
The genomic region above belongs to Motacilla alba alba isolate MOTALB_02 chromosome 9, Motacilla_alba_V1.0_pri, whole genome shotgun sequence and contains:
- the GPR148 gene encoding probable G-protein coupled receptor 148 — encoded protein: MDFPGCASERRANRTVIRLRETEFNSSSNLDDTTLLLLLEEWSLTPSGTNTKMFLISPVVCLVAGVLIIPTILFVIFSRFKIRQETRYMLLGNALLSDLIYLLFYTLSAALNAAHLHLPKEACVLLLFLLAVAYCGGLFTAVAIVLDTYIAVLFPLRYIAILPPSRTKKVLVLLWMCSGAFPGIFFLVLWTTHSFVPCVLETCSVPVILILTLNGTDAVKLCFWLSTTVIILCLSVIFCCYAILYFKTKHSGIWESICSRASVTFVMHNTVLFFYFFPLLALFVESFLCVNVFIRLQTGILVSLTVCNVLMILPKVLFPFLYGLRYREISASLKSIVRRKRLRLVSPAPPPS